The DNA sequence GCACAACATTTGCtatgatgtaaaatttacatCATAATAAATGCACtactttttattatatttatgtcatttgtattattttattagtataattaactataacattaaattatgaagcactttatattattattttattgttttacataataaataataataaaattgatattaaatttattagttttatttttttaataaaaatattaattaagtgTATTAAATTTTACAATTGTGTAGTAGAGCACAATGctaaaatttagtgtaaatttaccacaaaattactttttGTGCTAAATATAGCACAATTTTTATGAAGATGTTCTGAGCTtattttccaatttgaaattgTATCCAAAAACTTTTctctgttataaatattaataattatgtggatgtccaaatcttttatttattaccatgaattgtaatcaacattcctcttttccttagtttccctttttcttagtttcttaatatctcactcttgtatttgtataaataggggttcgccccattggaataaagaactcagaaattctcattcactttctctttctctcttcatcttctttcttctcatctactttatattattttatattattttataacattcTCTATTTTTTCGACAATTTTATCCAAAACTTTACGATGAAATTGGACACAGctcacctatttttttttttttttttttttttgatagcaAAACGGCATGTTGGACATATGACAtcctttcatttaatgattataaGAAACCCCAAATACTGAGAGTAAAGTTATCAATTTCATTGTTCGTTGTTCAAAGAGAGAAAGCAAAGTTACGTGTGtacttaagaaaaaaaaaatctttattatTAATGGAGTACAATAGTACAAAATAAATTGttccaaaaggaaaaaaaaaacttacaaaataatacaactCACTTGTCGTTTTCCCATAAAGAAATTTACATGTATAATCAAAGATTCCCTGAAAGGCTGAAACCAAGGTATATAAGGTAAAAACTCACTCGCTCACTCAATATCATACAACAGacacaaacacacacacacttATATATATACGTCTCTGTGTCttagttttttttcttgaaaaaagtgTCTTAGTTATTAAGTTTCCATAATGTTGAAGGAGAATTTGGATAACAATTGTGGGACCCCTGATATTATCTGTCCATATGTCTACATAACACAACAGCAAGAACATCAAAAGAAATAAAGAAGACATATGACATGAGTTAGTACCATGCACACGAAACACAAGTACTTAACTTGAATATTTAGAAATTAGGATAAAAAGAGCAAATTAGATCTCATGAGCTTAGAAGTATAGTAAAAGTAGTTTGTTTGGTTGGTTACCTTGTGATTTTCATGAATCTGGCACAAAGGAACCGCAAGCAATTTGAGATTTTTCGGTACGATAAACTCTTGACTTTCAGGCAACTTTACAAGGTAAAGTTTTGTGCATTCCTATACAAAGAGAAACATATATAAATCAGAACTTGAAGCAAAATACATGACTGAGAAGAGCAATTAAGTACCTTAGGCTTTTTAATATTATGTGACAAGTATGGATAGAGCAATGTTTCAAAGTCCGGCTTCCACCACTTTCCAAGGAATTCTCCAACCTAAACATGACATGACAAATTGACAATTGTATTCAGTTTTTGAGATAATAAGAAACATTAATATGATATgtgtaaaagaaaaaattatggtGTTATACCTCCCATTCTGTACCATCACCATTTTCGTTCCCCGACAGCTTCCTTGACAACTTGCGTTTCAATCCATTAATCTCTGAAGAGAATCAAACATTTATGGTAGTAAATCCTAATTAAGATTTTGAACATACCAAAGCCAGTCGCCATATGATTTACCTGATTCTCCAGGTCTTAACCGACCCCCCGGAAGCTTAAAGATGGAGTTTCTTATTTGCAAAAGCAGCATATGAGGATGTTTAAACAGCTCCACCTGACATATCAACAATTAAATTTCTTCAAATGAAAAAGAGAAAGTAAAGTTTTTTCCCACCAAGAATTTTTGTTTTACTTCTTTTTCAAGATTTCCAGTTTGAGCTAATAAAAGGAATTAGCCAACAATTTTTTCCTCATAAGAGAGTTATAATAGACCAACTGCTAACTACCTTCAAATTCAAAGCTAAACACAAGGTGAATTTAAGGGCAACCAAATATAATTTCCAAATAATATGGTAGTCAGGATAATCAATTGTGTTAAATTACCTCTTCAGTGAGTCTTTACCCTCATTTATTTTCCTAAACTGTACTGAAAATATTTCCTAAAtttgaccaaacaaacatatATAGTCTTACTATGTACAACTTCCGTTAACAGTGTCAGGTTATTAATTTAAATCCATAATTAAAACTTCAAAGTGAAGAGGGAAGAGTAATTCTGCTTAAACATAAGGGCCATCTACTAATGAAATATCTAACTTCTTCTCTGCAGCACAATTCTTCTTGCAACTTAAACTGTTCATTAAAAGAAAAcaatttaacaaaaaattacaattatacaAGATTGTGAAACTTTAATAAGTATTCAAATCCTATCAAATCAGTACAAAAATATAAAGGTAATTTAATCCAGCAAGCAACATATTACCtctaaaaaaactttaaaattttaatttaaacaataaataaataaaagtatggAACCAACCAGAATAACTGCTTCTACACAAGTCCTCAATCCATGAGCAGAATAGCTACAAACAATATAATAATCAAACAtcaaacttttaaaatttagttaataaaaaaaaaaaaagaaacccaATTAATAAGTAAAGGAGAGCATAATAATACTTGGATTTTAATCTCCGAACACGATCAGCCATGGTCTCATCCTTGGAGAGAATTGCCTCTTTGGACCCAAAATAGTAGCTACTCAAAGGGTATATATCTATTACAAGACTCTGAATCTGACTCCGACTCTGACTCTGAATCCCTCTTCTGCTATTTTCCCGATTGTCACCGTCACCGTTCTCAAGGAATTCAAACACTGCATCACCCATATCTCTGAATATTCTCCAAAAGACCCAAAAGATGGCTCCAAAATTTGTACACAAAGAAGGTAAAAAgttgagaaagagagagataatattaaatggaaatggaaagaagaagaagaagaattaaACGTGGCTTTTACTACACAGTGCTTGCTGTGTCGGACTGACTCGACCACTCTGGAACGTGGCGTTCCCAGATAGCTCTGGAGGCTTTATTTTATACAAAGAAAAATGGTCAATCAATAGTCAAACGGAACGTATTGGGCTTCTTTACTTACTGGGCTGTATAATCCTGTATAGTATAGTATGTACTTTTGGGCCTACTTTTGGTACTTTTAATGTGGGCCCTGGGCCCAGTTTTAGACCCAATAAAAGGAAAATGAACAGTTCGTACGTACGTAGTGTAGgctttatgattctggactttGATTTCTAATGCTTAAAAGCCTGAAAACTACTTTCGTCGTAACCCATACCCAGCTTAAGTTAAATTTAACGTAcacacccccccccccccccccaaaaaaaaaacaattcaagaaatatATAGAATTTTTTTCTGCCTTAAAAAGTTCTTATAAATTATAACTTGGAAGCTAAGTGAAGTAAATAATGTGTAAACTAGCTCCTTTGCTTTAATGTGATGAAAGCAAAACAAGACCATCTCCGTACCAAATACAATAGAACATCTCTAAGGGAATAGGTATATTTGGTGTTATGGTGAAAAAAATTacgtggcgtttggtaacacttttttaattagttttctgtttttaaaagtaaaaaagtgaaaatatttttaaaaaatatgttatataaaactgtttttactttttaattttcaaattgagaatcaaaattttaaaaattaaaaaaaaaatcactttcaatatttttttaaaacagttttttttcttaatcaatattttggacttcgatcagacccggacccaaattgCCTCACGGCCCTGGAGCTAAACTCAGCCTCTGACCTGAACCCGAATCCAACCCCGTACCTAGACccgacgtaaataaaatcaaaaactgaatataaaaataaactttacgaaacacacttttgttttttgtttttaaaattgaaaaacaaaagtagttgcagaacgtatttttgttttttaaaaacaaaaattttactttcattttttgattaaaaaattagaaaacaaaagtgttaccaaacgacacaTTTGTTAATAGGGATATTTGGTTTGCAATTATATTTGggaaatttcattaaaataagaaaaaaaaaaatttaccacATATCTAAAAATATTTCTCAAAATAATTGATAGCAAtctataattagtttatttttacaTACGCATTCTACCCCTTTCAATTAAAAAACATCTCTCTCTTTAGATCTAAAGAGAAACCCCCTGAAGCCCTAAGTTCCCTTCCCGTCATTTTCGCCACCACTGGAAGTCCCCCCACCAAAGCCCTAAGTTCTTTCAGTGCCACCTTTTCTTCTCCCATCTCTTGAAGCCCCAAATTCAAAAGCACACACGCCTTATGATTCTTACATGTCCTCACCGTCAACAACACACTGAACTAGTGTCTTAAAGGCCGAAAACCACCGATCCTTATCTGTTGTCGCCACTACTGAGAAGATGAACCAGAGAACAACAATCTGcaacaattttttattattattttaacaacTATTAGCTTTTATGGCAGTGAATACTTTGATAATCCTCACATGTACAGATTAATTGTAGGAGCATTACAGTATCTCACCATCACCAGACCAGAATTGTCATATAGTGTGAACAAAGTATGTCAATTCATGGAAAAACCACTTCATTCCCACTGGCTTGCTGTCAAAAGGATACTTTGATATGTTACAGGCACTATACACTATGGACTTCATCTCACAAAGCCTCAACATCTTGAAATCAAAGCCTactgtgatgctgattgggctaCTGATATTGATGACAAAAGATCAACTTCTGGATTTGCCATTTTCTTTGGATCAAATCTCATTGCTTGGAAGTCTCAAAAACAACATACCATTTCAAGATCCAGCACAGAAACTGAATATCGAAGCTTAGCTAATGTTGTGGCTGAAATTGCCTGGCTTCAGTCTCTGTTCTCTGAGCTTCACATTCAACTTAATCATCCTCCCACTGTTTGGTGTGACAATCTGAGTATGGTTTTGCTCACTGCAAAACCCGTTCTCCATGCTCGCACCAAACATATCGAACTTGACTTGTACTTTGTCAAAAGAAAGGCTCAAAATCGACAAATTATTGTCAAACATGTTCCAGCAACAGATCAACTTGTAGATGGATTCACAAAAGCAATATCGAGCCAAAACTTCAGTCATTTTCGAGCCAACTCACCATTGCTGACACCACCAATGCTGAGTTTGCGGGGGAGTGTTAAGAGTTGACAGTTGTACTTTACTGTTATGTTAGTTACATAATTAACTAACTTTctattagttagttagttgttAGCTTTCAGTTGTAACTGTTTTGTGCTTTGTTACTAAAACTCTTGTATAAATATTGTACAACTGTGATCAATAATAATTGAGCTCTTTCATGATATCTttcattttcttcatttttctcttttctctcttttctcagtTCTTAGATTTTCTTTACTGTTAGTGTTGTTTGTTCGATCTCAAGTTTCAATGTCTAGGAGATTCAACTCTCCTCACAAGTATACCTTAAATTGTATAGTTTACCGTTTAATTTGTTATATTTCTTGTTTATAGTAACTCAATATTGAGATAAAAAATTGGGCACGAGACATTTTTGTTTTGGGATGAAGTATTTTATAAGTGGTCGATTGAGATCACCTAATAACACAAACTAATTAGCCGAGTACAATAAAAACTAGTTGAACAAAGCAACTAGTCTTTTACTTCTACTTGTGGAAATCTATAatgattattttcaaaatttatgctgaaaattaattatagtttaaaTTTAAGAACACGAAGAGTTCACATGGGAAGTTGGTCACATATCtatatttattagtttaattgtGTGATAGTGATTGGTGGGTTATGCCTAACTTCAATATTGTTAACCACTGTCTGCTGCCTAGACTTTATTAAGATTCTCTTTGCTTGTTGTACAAGACATTTACTTACTTGTATTATTCATTCCTTCCCTTCCTCTTCCTTTTATATATCATTCACTTCGAGTATGAATGAACTCACAAGGCAAACACTGTTTAGTAAAGAGTAGAGCTCTAGTAAAAACATATGATAAGAATGCCAAAAATTAAAGTAacttctaaaaaaattaaatctattTATAGAGAGCAAGAGCAAGATACAAAAAGAAGATTCAATACAAGATCtaaatattgtattaaatttgacaaaaaaaatgtatatttgtTGCAATATTTCAATTCACAACAGCATTAATTTTAAGATGCAAAATTgcaaattataacaaaaataaaatatcattaattattatcaataaattatttaaataatagttaataaaaatatatattaaagtttatTAGAGCATCTTTAatggagtgttataaatatactGTATACACATTTTTAGTTTATGTTTATAAAACTGAACTCTAATAATTGTAGATAATGTGGTCTAAATTTAGCACATGCTAAAAATTGTGTCAAAtttgatacaaaattaaaaatatagcatagattaaattttacaatatgtaaagtccttttttggcaaattagttgacaaaataatttttccatttatggtaagattgatATGCATTCATCTTCGACTTcttgccttataaattcggattgaagttgctcttttccttgtttggaaagttgcactttcagctgaactttcctttgttgaaaacttctcaaaaggaaagttgtcttttttagggaaactttgattattgacttttccttattgatttcgattgtatcttgatacaatcagaatatctaatctgtttttggcaggaatctaGCTTTGATAGAAGAtcagacccgattttagtaagtttcccgatTCTGGTGTGATCTGCTGCGACAGCATCCgattctgatgtagcagatcgtgttttcttaggaaagtttttgcacagctgtagattcgaacttgtggttgcctctttggtttctatgttctataaatagagcctagagagcaaccattcggatcacctcttccattattcattttttgcatttatcttttgagagaagagagtgtttctttgttttgtgagagcctagttgttcatttaggttctagttgtttatttctgttcttactctgtcctataggttgtgaagaactacttgattgaacaagagattggtcttcgggagaagacttgataaagccttacttcgggaggaagtaagcacttagtcttcgggagaagacttgttgaagccttacttcgggaggaagtaagcactcacactttaaagacgaagggagttcgggcttgaaggtgtttcaagaagtcagattcataaagtggattacaaaggattgcggcaatactttagagggagtctaaacttgtttaagtcaattgtctttgtaattttgatactttattaattgatttcattctctgggcgtggccccgtggactaggagtgttcgtgagaacactgataccacgtataaatctcttgtgtcaagttatttatttttctgcaaatattttatattctgcctgttctgttttgctgtagcagaatcaCTTTCTGCtactgcaaacgcttacagtttttatattttcttatatacaactgacatttgcaaaaacacggtttttcacactacaataaatatcattttttaatttattcttcTATCACTCATTAATATAACAAAGCTAATCTTACAACTATATATTGGAGTCAAATATAACATTAGctcattttttttagttaaattatGCACAAATTTTACACCCTCCAATATTAGAGATGGtctcattaattattaattatcaatgactgtaattaaaaaattgtatgtattaTATGTTAAATTGGGTCCCCCTGAATCACTTGTTACGTACAACAGCTTAACAAAAAAGTAAAATACAACTAAGGCTCGTGATTCTCACTCACCAGACATAACAAACAACAACTATCCTAACTGAATTTCTGTTACAATAACAGAAATTCTTCTACTCAACTACTGTTGAAATTAAACATCTATAAAAGCAGATAACCTCACCAATCGTAAGTAGGAGAGAGCGAAACCCAGATTCTTGTGAGACCCAATTGTAGAGAGAGGAGCTCCCGTGTGGAGCTCAGTGAGTTCAtgtaaagaaaaatacaaagaGAGTTAGTGAGAGAAAAtacagaaaaagaagaagagagaaagaacTGAAATACCAGTCAAAGTTGTGACTTAGATTTCTTACCTGGTGTAATATTCTTCAAGTATAGTGCAGATTTGAGATTGTTCTTCAAGGCAAGCTCAAAGAGGACGTACCCCTAGATTTAGGACGAACCTCTATAATCCCTgtgtttattttctctatttctTTTATTGTGATGCGTATTCTTGTGTTTGTATGATGTTGATCTATTATCTAGGGTTTGATTGTTGGTAATATCAATCTGATTTGATCGAGAAGGGGGAATTTGTTTCCTAGGGTTCTTTCAAAGAAAGAAAGGGAGGAAGAAATCTGGTTTTGGATCTTAAGGTTCTGGGATTGGTTTTTGAGCTAGGGTTGACTCACCTTGGTTCTTTTTGTTGCTCAGGTTTACGACAAATTGTTTTGGCTTAAACGATTTGTCGTGTGGACATTAACGACTTGTAATTTTTAACTAattggtttcaattattttggTCAATTTTAATCCTGCTGTTTTTTATCTAGACATTGAGTTGGTTTAGAGCATTTTTGGAAATTCAACAAATCCACCATTATATGTTAAATTTgacataagattttttttttagggaATAATTTGACACAAGATTTAGTAGACTATGGCTAGTTTATTCTCAATCTTATTGTTTTATATAGACTAAGAAGATGAAAGAGAACAATAGTCATTTATTATGGATGAACAAATAAAGCAATCATTTGATGGTTTATTGtgaaattccatattttaatattctcagtttaattatttaattaagtgattaattaaatgcggaataatgaaactagtactgaaaacagtttttccgtagttacagaatacaactctgtaactccagagaaacccagaaaaataaacaatgcataaaagtaaaaacacacaagatttttgtacgtggtttcaacaatcctttcagattgttactagtccacggggccacgcccagagataagattcattagatcggtatcaaaaatacaaagtaattgacttatgcataaatagactccctcttattgtatgccgcaagcttgatgtattccacctactaaccgaatctcgataaaactccaagagctcgaactcccttcgatcaccttgaagagtgcttgaatcctcccgattcaaggcttaaaggctatctcccggaagcctatacaaccatctcccgaaggttgtgtgcttgtatcatcccgatgcaagacttcaaaagcaatctcctgaaagcttgtaaaaacccttctcccgaaggtgtgcttgtatcctcccgatgcaagacttcaaaagcaatctcccgaaagcttgtaaataccttctcccaaaggtgcactgatgttcttcttcgttgtagacttgaatacagactcaagacactacaaactacaaataaacagagtaagagtcgaacagctcttctctacataacaaagacactctttcctaaagatatgaatacaattctaagtgtttgaaagagatacaaaacctagctgctataagatgtatttataatgaatatacatcttattgacagcttacattcggtctgaacaagacctcagcccactagaaacttccctaaaataattcttcaatcagtccaggaatttccgtttctgtacctacagaatcgtgggcagtaactacaactttccttttatagaaaaggaaagtttagctctggTTTCctcttcaagaaatctgatctgagaaaatgggaaactcaacacaggaTCAGATTTTTCAGTTGGTCggataaaaacgaaatgggtaaccaaacttaccgtTTTTacctttttccaaaaataagaaagctagacaactttccttccaagtttgaatacacaaaataggaaaccatattaaacaCATACCCGCCGAAATTAATAGgaaataatgaaatatttttgtcaattaaatatgttaAAAATGGAAGTAACATATTGTATTACCACATATTCAAAATTGTCGTTATCTAGTAGGGTTGTTTTCAATCGATAGGCAAAGACGATCAAATTATCAATGGAAAatcaatgaaaaattaaatataaaaagaataaCATTGAGAGAGCACTTGAGGCAAGTCAGTAAAAGTGTGGTCATATATAGGCGCTATCTGTCTGAATTTAAAATCCCCCAAtgtccaaaaaagaaaaagtcagACTAATGATGGAAATAAACAATTTTGGTTAGTAGCTAGGCCTGCATGTATATAATCAATTGTATAAGATGATGGCACAAAACTTCCAAAATGGCTAATAGAAAATGAGAAATGTAGCAAGTTatatttagataaaa is a window from the Cannabis sativa cultivar Pink pepper isolate KNU-18-1 chromosome 1, ASM2916894v1, whole genome shotgun sequence genome containing:
- the LOC133031670 gene encoding pre-mRNA cleavage factor Im 25 kDa subunit 1; this translates as MGDAVFEFLENGDGDNRENSRRGIQSQSRSQIQSLVIDIYPLSSYYFGSKEAILSKDETMADRVRRLKSNYSAHGLRTCVEAVILVELFKHPHMLLLQIRNSIFKLPGGRLRPGESEINGLKRKLSRKLSGNENGDGTEWEVGEFLGKWWKPDFETLLYPYLSHNIKKPKECTKLYLVKLPESQEFIVPKNLKLLAVPLCQIHENHKTYGQIISGVPQLLSKFSFNIMET